A genomic segment from Cryptosporangium minutisporangium encodes:
- a CDS encoding metalloregulator ArsR/SmtB family transcription factor, translating into MPVPLYQAKAEFFRMLGHPVRIRVLELLGQGPRPVRDLLAEIDIEPSSLSQQLAVLRRAGIVVSSREGATVTYSLAGPDVADLMRAARRILTEMITDRVELLDELRGAEIEAPPAPSGDAASNR; encoded by the coding sequence GTGCCGGTTCCGCTCTACCAGGCCAAGGCCGAGTTCTTCCGCATGCTGGGCCATCCCGTCCGCATCCGGGTGCTCGAGCTGCTCGGCCAGGGCCCTCGCCCCGTGCGAGACCTGCTGGCCGAGATCGACATCGAGCCCTCCAGCCTGTCCCAGCAGCTGGCCGTGCTCCGCCGTGCCGGCATCGTCGTTTCCTCGCGGGAAGGCGCCACCGTCACCTACTCGCTGGCCGGGCCGGACGTCGCCGACTTGATGCGGGCCGCCCGACGCATCCTCACCGAGATGATCACCGACCGGGTCGAGCTACTGGATGAGCTCCGCGGAGCAGAGATCGAGGCTCCGCCCGCTCCCTCCGGTGACGCGGCGAGCAATCGGTGA
- a CDS encoding ABC transporter substrate-binding protein: MTRPGPFSPRPRWLRALAGVAAGLLLATGLAACSSEDDEPTGSSSASASANFPVTIEHKFGSTTIEKKPTRVVTVGWNDQDYVLALGVVPVATRAWFDDYSTYPWVKEAASGKTLPTFSAEINFEAIIKQKPDLILAIYETINKETYDKLAAIAPTVIQSKDYADEQTPWDVQTLTTGKALGLEDEAKARVKEVQDAIAKAKQEHPEFVGKTLVVDYGPENGAHWLIGAKDPRRALFDALGFSAQQEKDELSEERLDVLDKDILFVNGATKADMLKRPVFARLKVVSEDRTLYTSFDTHLAGALSYSGPDALLYALDVLVPELANAADGDPKTAVKDLSNAA, translated from the coding sequence ATGACTCGCCCTGGCCCGTTCTCTCCCAGACCGCGTTGGTTACGCGCGCTCGCCGGCGTCGCCGCCGGTCTGCTGCTCGCCACCGGGCTGGCCGCCTGCTCGTCCGAGGACGACGAGCCCACCGGCTCCTCCTCCGCCTCGGCGTCGGCGAACTTCCCCGTGACGATCGAGCACAAGTTCGGCTCGACGACGATCGAGAAGAAGCCGACCCGGGTCGTCACCGTCGGCTGGAACGACCAGGACTACGTGCTCGCGCTGGGCGTCGTCCCGGTCGCCACCCGGGCGTGGTTCGACGACTACTCGACCTATCCGTGGGTCAAGGAGGCGGCGAGCGGCAAGACCCTGCCGACGTTCTCGGCGGAGATCAACTTCGAGGCGATCATCAAGCAGAAGCCGGATCTGATCCTGGCGATCTACGAGACGATCAACAAGGAGACCTACGACAAGCTCGCGGCGATCGCACCGACCGTGATCCAGTCCAAGGACTACGCGGACGAGCAGACGCCGTGGGACGTGCAGACGCTCACCACGGGTAAGGCGCTGGGCCTGGAGGACGAGGCGAAGGCCCGGGTGAAGGAAGTCCAGGACGCGATCGCCAAGGCGAAGCAGGAGCACCCGGAGTTCGTCGGCAAGACGCTCGTCGTGGACTACGGGCCGGAGAACGGTGCGCACTGGCTGATCGGCGCGAAGGACCCGCGACGCGCGCTCTTCGACGCGCTCGGGTTCTCGGCGCAGCAGGAGAAGGACGAGCTCAGCGAAGAGCGGCTGGACGTCCTCGACAAGGACATCCTGTTCGTCAACGGCGCGACCAAGGCCGACATGCTCAAGCGGCCGGTGTTCGCCCGGCTGAAGGTCGTCAGCGAGGACCGCACCCTCTACACCAGCTTCGACACGCACCTGGCCGGTGCGCTGTCCTACAGCGGTCCGGACGCGCTGCTGTACGCGCTCGACGTCCTGGTGCCGGAGCTGGCCAACGCCGCCGACGGCGACCCGAAGACGGCCGTGAAGGACCTCTCGAACGCCGCCTGA
- a CDS encoding nitroreductase family deazaflavin-dependent oxidoreductase — MTEGEQRTSSDDDAARSPIRYRPKRWMYRGGRPHWLARTMNTLSAWLYARGWLTSGRGAVLEVRGRRSGTKVAVPVVIADYEGCRYLVSMLGARANWVLNVQAADGTATLVHNGEQVVHLVEVPIDDRPPILRRYLEVAPGARPHIPVARTAPLSDFRRVAERYPVFRIDDRP; from the coding sequence ATGACAGAAGGCGAACAGCGCACCTCGTCCGACGACGACGCGGCACGGAGCCCGATCCGGTACCGCCCCAAACGATGGATGTACCGCGGCGGTCGGCCACATTGGCTCGCGCGGACGATGAACACCCTCTCCGCCTGGCTGTACGCCAGAGGGTGGCTGACCTCCGGCCGCGGAGCCGTCCTCGAAGTCCGGGGCCGACGCAGTGGCACCAAGGTTGCGGTACCCGTCGTCATCGCCGACTACGAGGGCTGCCGCTACCTCGTCTCGATGCTCGGAGCCAGAGCCAACTGGGTCCTGAACGTGCAAGCAGCCGACGGAACAGCAACGCTCGTCCACAACGGCGAACAAGTAGTCCACCTCGTCGAGGTCCCCATCGATGACCGGCCGCCGATCCTCCGCCGCTATCTGGAGGTCGCACCGGGAGCCCGACCGCACATCCCGGTGGCCCGCACCGCGCCACTCAGCGACTTTCGACGAGTCGCGGAACGGTACCCCGTATTCCGCATCGACGACCGACCTTAG
- the panD gene encoding aspartate 1-decarboxylase — protein MLRTLLGGKIHRATVTQANLHYVGSITIDRTLMDAAGLVEGEQVHVVDIDNGARLITYVIEGPAGSGVIGINGAAARLVSPGDLVIILSFVQLDAAELESYAARIVHVDADNRIVALGNDPAEPVPGAPDQIPGNELAPLR, from the coding sequence ATGCTGCGGACGCTCCTCGGTGGCAAGATCCATCGCGCCACCGTGACCCAGGCGAACCTGCACTACGTCGGCTCGATCACGATCGACCGCACGCTGATGGACGCCGCGGGGCTGGTCGAAGGGGAGCAGGTCCACGTCGTCGACATCGACAACGGGGCGCGCCTGATCACCTACGTCATCGAAGGTCCGGCCGGCTCCGGCGTGATCGGCATCAACGGCGCGGCCGCCCGCCTGGTGTCACCGGGCGACCTGGTGATCATCCTGTCGTTCGTTCAGCTGGACGCCGCCGAACTGGAGAGTTACGCCGCGCGGATCGTCCACGTCGACGCCGACAACCGCATCGTCGCCCTGGGCAACGACCCGGCCGAACCGGTGCCCGGTGCGCCGGACCAGATCCCCGGCAATGAACTGGCGCCCCTGCGCTGA
- a CDS encoding methyl-accepting chemotaxis protein gives MPASLARPTPPPGRHHSGAARAAELDDRYAAAVTISVAGPVVAIAIGFALALWVARGISRPLREVGSALDRVSEGDLTTTIPDPGTRDEVGTMARGLRRTLASMRSSVAEVLRQAGRVTAASQELSAVATRIESGATDTAAGSQSA, from the coding sequence ATGCCGGCATCGCTGGCGCGGCCGACTCCGCCTCCTGGACGGCACCACAGCGGTGCGGCGCGGGCGGCCGAACTCGACGACCGGTACGCGGCCGCGGTCACGATCTCGGTGGCCGGGCCGGTCGTCGCGATCGCGATCGGGTTCGCGCTGGCCCTCTGGGTCGCGCGCGGCATCAGCCGCCCGCTGCGCGAGGTCGGGTCGGCGCTCGACCGGGTCTCCGAGGGCGACCTGACCACGACGATTCCCGACCCCGGCACCCGCGACGAGGTCGGGACGATGGCCCGCGGTCTGCGTCGCACCCTCGCCTCGATGCGCAGCAGCGTCGCCGAGGTACTCCGCCAGGCCGGACGGGTCACCGCCGCCTCGCAGGAGTTGTCCGCGGTCGCGACCCGGATCGAGTCCGGAGCGACGGACACCGCCGCCGGCTCGCAGAGCGCCTAG
- a CDS encoding AAA family ATPase, protein MTQLRIQVFGRVDLVMDGEPRQIARQEATVLATLVAAGGPVRRDQLVDAVWADADVPRGDGLSPVVARLRKRLADGGLDITYSRDRRTYELVGPLGAGAASTVDAVRFGHHVAEGDRLVAHGRDLDALDAYRAAVREWTDAPFALLGDELPEPCLRMAVTLERRRADLVAHLAEVGLRLGDYDVLGDHPVARGAEDADSVWLARFLATLREAGGPAAETLIDERRAVHGYDDLATRAFDLLSLHEFGFDVHRPLRIEPRPGEPGTPARLVGRDAERSALDGVLDAVGSGRPAALTITGVGGVGKTRLVAELGRLADRRGVAAVSVTCYASGDLQPWRLLAGALWARIRRDSSTGPGPLDRGTLAAFLSTTSLSARADAERHPGQLTAAVCALLRRAARSRGLIVGFDNADLLSPRALELLDDVRASLGDVGVGFVLSGRDDGAWREWCGGDHRGAGTALRLGVLSADGVREWLTEVLGREPSEDETLAAYRATGGLPIRLGDLVVAAARDPAVVEPAIGVAATVSGDPAAERRAGRLADWLAAAAITSLDEEIDTGLVAEMLGLAPAEADRRQAAAVESRAIEGHGPVRFRHALWREEVLTVLEQQPALARQLHRRAFEVLDARSRSAGVLDQMLSVRIAHHARAAAVELTDEQVAIACLAAARAEQRTYAPKAAMVWAEEGLRRRCAPRTRSALLVTLGDARNDTGYMDEAGRDYLAAYEVAEGHPRLRAVAAVKMARRWSDPGRVDVQLTQILRTCLDELTAGAQPADDEVAALVGQLRAHLAHKTAMGVNEVSPDGRTGADLAKAALADVSPSWDPAIRCEILTECRWGLYDTLPPSELVTLAGRLYGTSVRAKSAHFRSEALVALAIDRMRLGRIGDTLAAVDEYRQHVQFNRSPLNVWQLGVLETLLDLWRGRFDAAEARILGESLRTVQELESSQTLPVSTLRQTWMGQAYWLRYEQGRMEELFALGLADQMDQHGFFPIWQAALVLAHAETDRHDRAADLLAAMVAETQDLAALPPHGWATPTLGILAEACARLAEGPAAGPELTAIGARLYALLTRHLDEVLLAGWPTVLIGPAARFAGALSLVAGEPDEALDQLGVATRLVSAAAPQLARVRLDRARAYLLRDGPGDRDDAAALLRKVLVSADNLGMANVSARARSLLGQVS, encoded by the coding sequence GTGACCCAACTGCGGATCCAGGTGTTCGGCCGCGTCGACCTGGTGATGGACGGTGAGCCCCGGCAGATCGCGCGCCAGGAGGCCACGGTGCTGGCGACGCTGGTGGCCGCCGGTGGGCCGGTTCGCCGTGATCAGCTGGTCGACGCCGTCTGGGCGGACGCCGACGTGCCGCGCGGCGACGGCCTCTCCCCCGTCGTCGCCCGGCTCCGCAAGCGGCTGGCCGACGGCGGCCTGGACATCACGTACTCCCGGGACCGTCGGACCTACGAGCTGGTCGGCCCGCTCGGCGCCGGAGCGGCGTCGACGGTGGACGCAGTGCGGTTCGGGCACCACGTCGCCGAGGGGGATCGGCTGGTCGCGCACGGCCGGGATCTCGACGCGCTGGACGCCTACCGCGCGGCGGTGCGGGAGTGGACCGACGCCCCGTTCGCGCTCCTCGGTGACGAGCTGCCCGAGCCCTGCCTGCGGATGGCCGTCACCCTGGAACGTCGGCGCGCGGATCTCGTCGCACACCTGGCCGAGGTCGGCCTCCGGCTCGGCGACTACGACGTGCTCGGGGACCACCCCGTCGCCCGCGGGGCGGAGGACGCCGACTCCGTCTGGCTGGCACGGTTCCTCGCGACGCTGCGCGAGGCCGGCGGCCCGGCCGCGGAGACGCTGATCGACGAGCGGCGCGCGGTCCACGGCTACGACGACCTGGCCACCCGCGCGTTCGATCTGCTCTCGCTGCACGAGTTCGGCTTCGACGTCCACCGGCCGCTGCGCATCGAGCCCCGGCCGGGGGAGCCCGGCACACCCGCTCGCCTGGTCGGGCGGGACGCCGAGCGCAGCGCGCTGGACGGCGTCCTCGACGCGGTCGGGTCGGGTCGGCCCGCGGCGCTGACCATCACCGGCGTGGGTGGAGTCGGCAAGACCCGACTGGTCGCCGAGCTGGGCCGGCTCGCCGACCGCCGAGGCGTCGCCGCGGTCAGCGTGACCTGCTACGCGTCCGGTGACCTCCAGCCGTGGCGCCTGCTCGCGGGCGCGCTCTGGGCGCGTATCCGCCGCGACTCGTCCACCGGCCCCGGTCCGCTCGACCGCGGCACTCTCGCGGCCTTCCTCTCGACCACCAGCCTGTCGGCGCGGGCCGACGCGGAGAGGCATCCCGGCCAGCTGACGGCCGCGGTCTGCGCACTGCTCCGACGGGCCGCCCGCTCGCGCGGCCTGATCGTCGGGTTCGACAACGCCGACCTGCTCAGCCCACGCGCGCTGGAGCTCCTCGACGACGTCCGTGCCTCGCTCGGCGACGTCGGGGTGGGCTTCGTCCTCTCCGGCCGGGACGACGGCGCCTGGCGGGAGTGGTGCGGCGGGGACCACCGGGGTGCCGGAACCGCGCTGCGCCTCGGGGTCCTCAGCGCGGACGGCGTGCGGGAGTGGCTGACCGAGGTGCTCGGCCGGGAGCCCAGCGAGGACGAGACGCTCGCCGCCTACCGGGCGACCGGCGGCCTGCCGATCCGCCTCGGTGATCTGGTCGTGGCCGCCGCCCGCGACCCGGCGGTGGTGGAGCCGGCGATCGGCGTCGCCGCGACGGTCTCGGGTGATCCCGCGGCGGAGCGCCGGGCCGGGCGACTCGCGGACTGGCTGGCCGCGGCCGCGATCACCAGCCTCGACGAAGAGATCGACACCGGACTCGTCGCCGAGATGCTCGGGCTGGCCCCGGCCGAGGCGGACCGCAGGCAGGCGGCCGCGGTGGAGAGCCGGGCGATCGAGGGCCACGGGCCGGTCCGGTTCCGGCACGCGCTCTGGCGCGAAGAGGTGCTCACCGTGCTGGAGCAGCAGCCCGCGCTGGCCCGGCAGCTGCATCGCCGGGCGTTCGAGGTGCTCGACGCCCGCAGCAGGTCGGCCGGCGTCCTGGACCAGATGCTCTCGGTCCGGATCGCTCATCACGCCCGCGCGGCCGCGGTCGAGCTCACCGACGAGCAGGTCGCGATCGCCTGCCTGGCCGCGGCCCGGGCCGAACAGCGCACGTACGCGCCGAAGGCCGCGATGGTCTGGGCCGAGGAGGGTCTCCGGCGCCGCTGCGCACCCCGGACGCGCTCCGCGCTGCTGGTGACGCTCGGCGACGCCCGCAACGACACCGGCTACATGGACGAGGCGGGCCGTGACTACCTGGCCGCCTACGAGGTCGCGGAGGGGCACCCCCGGTTGCGCGCCGTGGCCGCGGTCAAGATGGCGCGACGGTGGTCGGATCCCGGCCGGGTCGACGTCCAGCTCACCCAGATCCTGCGCACGTGCCTCGACGAGCTGACCGCCGGAGCGCAACCGGCCGACGACGAGGTTGCGGCCCTGGTCGGACAGTTACGGGCGCACCTCGCGCACAAGACCGCGATGGGCGTGAACGAGGTCTCGCCGGACGGCCGGACCGGCGCCGACCTGGCGAAGGCTGCGCTCGCCGACGTCTCGCCGTCGTGGGATCCGGCGATCCGGTGCGAGATCCTCACCGAGTGCCGCTGGGGGCTCTACGACACGCTGCCGCCGAGTGAGCTGGTCACGCTGGCCGGGCGGCTCTACGGGACCAGCGTCCGGGCGAAGTCGGCGCACTTCCGCAGCGAGGCCCTGGTCGCGCTGGCGATCGACCGGATGCGGCTGGGCCGGATCGGCGACACACTCGCGGCGGTGGACGAGTACCGGCAGCACGTCCAGTTCAACCGCAGCCCGCTCAACGTCTGGCAGCTGGGCGTGTTGGAGACGCTCCTGGACCTGTGGCGTGGCCGGTTCGACGCGGCGGAGGCGCGCATCCTCGGGGAGTCGCTGCGCACCGTGCAGGAGCTGGAGAGTTCGCAGACGCTGCCGGTCAGCACGCTCCGGCAGACGTGGATGGGGCAGGCGTACTGGCTGCGCTACGAGCAGGGACGGATGGAGGAGCTGTTCGCGCTCGGGCTCGCCGACCAGATGGACCAGCACGGCTTCTTCCCGATCTGGCAGGCCGCGCTGGTGCTCGCCCACGCCGAGACCGACCGCCACGACCGCGCCGCTGATCTGCTCGCGGCGATGGTCGCCGAGACCCAGGACCTGGCCGCGTTACCACCGCACGGCTGGGCCACGCCGACGCTCGGCATCCTCGCGGAGGCGTGCGCACGCCTCGCCGAGGGTCCGGCGGCCGGCCCGGAGCTGACCGCGATCGGCGCTCGGCTGTACGCGCTGCTCACCCGCCACCTCGACGAGGTGCTCCTCGCCGGGTGGCCGACGGTGCTGATCGGACCCGCGGCGCGATTCGCCGGGGCACTCTCGCTCGTCGCCGGGGAACCGGACGAGGCACTGGACCAGCTCGGTGTCGCCACCAGGCTGGTGTCGGCAGCGGCGCCCCAGCTCGCCCGCGTCCGCCTCGACCGCGCACGGGCGTATCTGCTCCGCGACGGCCCGGGCGATCGCGACGACGCGGCGGCCCTGCTGCGCAAGGTTCTGGTCTCCGCGGACAACCTGGGCATGGCGAACGTGTCCGCTCGCGCCCGGTCGTTGCTCGGCCAGGTCTCGTAG
- a CDS encoding SulP family inorganic anion transporter has protein sequence MRRRPGRDLVAGVTVAVVALPLALGFGVASGLGAAAGLATAIVAGAVAAIFGGSNLQVSGPTGAMTVVLVPIVATYGAPGVLTVGVLAGLLLMVLGLLRVGRYMRYVPAPVVEGFTVGIAAVIFLQQVPVALGTDGGSGTNVTAAAVHAVMSFAAHPHWPAIGLSAGVALTMLIGARWRPSIPFSLLAVAAATVLTTAAQLDVVLIGALPATLPAPSLSFFHLTADSGLLAAAVAVAALAAIESLLSATVADGMTVGSRHNPDRELFGQGLANLAAPLFGGVPATAAIARTAVNVRSGASSRLAALTHALVLAGVMLVAAPLVAQIPLAALAGVLLATAVRMIEVGSLTVMAKASRSDAVVMALTGTVTLALDVVKAVLLGLVVAGALALRSVARAATVREMPLDSTDHRTEELELLRQHIVAYRLEGPLFFAAAHRFLLELTETAHIAVVILRLSRVTAIDATGALVLRDAVDRLEQRGTIVHLSGLRPEHERALSAVGLLARLRTAGRCHSSTPEAIAAAQADIAAVVDPVTPANDSPPSQDGAGRERTDASGR, from the coding sequence ATGCGGCGTCGACCCGGCCGGGACCTCGTGGCCGGGGTCACCGTCGCGGTCGTGGCGCTCCCCCTGGCGCTGGGTTTCGGTGTCGCCTCCGGTTTGGGAGCGGCAGCGGGTCTGGCCACCGCGATCGTGGCCGGCGCGGTCGCGGCGATCTTCGGTGGATCGAACCTGCAAGTTTCCGGGCCGACCGGCGCGATGACCGTCGTCCTCGTCCCGATCGTCGCCACCTACGGTGCGCCGGGCGTCCTCACCGTGGGAGTGCTGGCCGGGCTCCTGCTGATGGTGTTGGGGCTGCTCCGCGTCGGACGATACATGCGGTACGTGCCCGCCCCGGTCGTGGAGGGCTTCACCGTCGGGATCGCGGCGGTGATCTTCCTCCAGCAGGTACCCGTGGCACTCGGGACGGACGGCGGTAGCGGGACGAACGTCACCGCAGCGGCGGTGCACGCAGTGATGAGCTTCGCTGCTCATCCGCACTGGCCGGCGATCGGCCTGTCGGCCGGGGTGGCGCTCACCATGCTGATCGGTGCCCGGTGGCGTCCCAGCATTCCGTTCTCGCTGCTGGCCGTGGCGGCGGCGACCGTCCTCACTACTGCGGCGCAGTTGGACGTCGTACTGATCGGCGCGCTACCGGCGACCCTTCCGGCGCCCTCCCTGTCCTTCTTCCACCTGACCGCCGACTCCGGTCTGCTCGCCGCGGCGGTCGCGGTCGCCGCGCTGGCGGCCATCGAGAGCCTGCTCTCGGCCACCGTCGCGGACGGCATGACGGTCGGCTCCCGGCACAACCCTGACCGGGAACTCTTCGGCCAAGGGCTGGCCAACCTCGCCGCTCCCCTGTTCGGCGGCGTACCGGCCACCGCCGCGATCGCCCGAACCGCGGTCAACGTCCGATCCGGCGCCTCCTCCCGGCTGGCCGCCCTCACCCACGCGCTCGTCCTCGCCGGAGTCATGCTGGTGGCCGCCCCACTGGTTGCGCAGATCCCGCTGGCTGCGCTCGCCGGAGTACTGCTGGCCACCGCCGTCCGCATGATCGAAGTCGGATCCCTCACGGTCATGGCGAAGGCTTCCCGCTCCGACGCGGTCGTCATGGCACTCACCGGAACCGTCACGCTCGCGCTGGACGTGGTGAAGGCCGTCCTGCTCGGTCTGGTCGTGGCCGGCGCGCTCGCGCTGCGCAGCGTCGCCCGCGCCGCCACCGTCCGGGAAATGCCGCTCGACAGCACCGACCACCGGACCGAAGAGCTCGAGCTTCTCCGCCAGCACATCGTCGCCTACCGGCTCGAAGGTCCGCTCTTTTTCGCCGCCGCGCACCGGTTCCTGCTCGAACTCACCGAGACCGCGCACATCGCGGTCGTGATCCTCCGCCTGTCCCGCGTCACCGCGATCGACGCCACCGGCGCACTGGTCCTGCGCGACGCCGTCGACCGGCTGGAGCAGCGCGGCACCATCGTCCACCTCTCCGGCCTACGGCCTGAACACGAACGAGCGCTGAGCGCCGTCGGTCTCCTCGCCCGCCTCCGCACGGCCGGCCGCTGCCACTCCTCGACCCCCGAGGCCATCGCGGCCGCCCAGGCCGACATCGCAGCCGTCGTGGACCCGGTCACCCCGGCGAACGACAGTCCGCCGTCCCAGGACGGTGCCGGACGGGAACGAACCGATGCGTCCGGACGCTAG
- a CDS encoding SUKH-4 family immunity protein → MVANDPPHPPQFGEFEAWAGAGRVVRATKAELATWRLPEPQKAALISSGVPMFDELVHGVSFRAAPTMYRLAYFDDQDVHYRVTWDYGAVPETGEVREWPPSRPGRFVNSTVNHWLCSLQLVGSWFAHSRVINRWDEDAEAEDQALAEIDDLLDRIKAVDPAAIGDGSHETQFWPAVLGRWLY, encoded by the coding sequence ATGGTCGCCAATGATCCTCCGCATCCTCCCCAGTTCGGAGAGTTCGAAGCCTGGGCCGGAGCCGGAAGGGTCGTACGCGCAACCAAGGCTGAGTTGGCGACGTGGCGGCTTCCAGAGCCGCAGAAGGCGGCATTGATCTCCAGCGGCGTGCCGATGTTCGACGAACTCGTACACGGAGTCTCGTTCCGCGCAGCACCGACGATGTACCGGCTGGCGTACTTCGACGACCAGGACGTCCACTACCGCGTGACGTGGGACTACGGCGCCGTGCCGGAGACCGGAGAAGTGCGGGAGTGGCCACCGAGCCGTCCTGGACGCTTCGTGAACTCCACGGTCAATCACTGGCTGTGCTCCCTGCAGTTGGTCGGAAGCTGGTTCGCTCACTCCAGGGTCATCAACCGCTGGGACGAGGACGCCGAGGCCGAAGATCAAGCCCTTGCAGAGATCGACGATCTACTCGACCGGATCAAAGCCGTTGACCCCGCTGCCATCGGTGACGGCAGTCATGAAACGCAGTTCTGGCCGGCAGTGCTCGGCCGTTGGCTCTACTGA